In Bacteroidia bacterium, the sequence TATACAGATTATTCCAACGAAGCATTGCAGCAATTACTTGCGGATGCTCATCTAACAGTATTGTTAGATAAATTTGAAAAAGGATTAGACACGCCAATATCTTCTGGTGGCGATACACTTAGCTTAGGACAAAAACAACTCATTGCTTTTATTCGTGCTGTTTTGCGAAATCCTGAATTATTAATTTTAGACGAAGCTACTGCCAATATAGATACTGTTACAGAACAATTGTTAGAAGAAATATTGAAAAACCTTCCTTCCTCAACTACGCGTGTAATAATTGCTCATCGCTTAAATACAATTGAAAATGCAGACGAAATATTTTTTGTGAACGCTGGCGAAGTTACCGCAGCCGGCTCGATGCAACACGCCATGCAAATGCTTTTGCAAGAAGAACGCAAAAGTTAAGAGCTGCAAAGAAGAGGTTGAAAAATAATTTTTCAAAGCCTTCTTTTGATAGTTAAATTGCGTAAGGCAAAACTGAAAAAAGACGTGACTAATCTAATTCTATTCTCTTTCAGCGGAGAGGGAGGGATTCGAACCCTCGATACCCTTGCGAGTATACAAACTTTCCAGGCTTGCTCGTTCGGCCACTCTGACACCTCTCCGAAAAAAATGTTTGCAAATGTAAACAAAAATAATAGCCGATTTATGTGAGCGGAATAGATTCCGGCTTTTCTTTCTTTTTCATCCATTTGTAGAAAACAAAAGTGCCTACTCCTATTAGTAAAACACTCGCTACTACTTGCCACCAATCGTTCGTAGCGGTTCCTAATTGATCAATATTTTTTGGTACTTTATTCCGTTGTTCTAAAAAAGTAAGCAATACATCCATCCCGTTATTTACAAAATGAGCAAACATGGGTATCCAAATAGATTTACTCCAAACATAGATATAACCCAAAAAAACGCCCATCATCATACGTGGCACAAAACCATAAAATTCGAAATGAAACGCGCTAAACACAATGGCGGCAATCCAAATTCCGGAGTGGGTACTTTTAGTCCAAGCAATGAGTATCTTTTGCAGCACTCCTCTGAAAAAGATTTCTTCGGAAACTGCCGCCAGAAAAGCAATAACAAATAAATTTAAAAACAATCCGTGTATACTCTTATCGTTAAGGAACGCTTGCACAAGTGCGCCCGCCTTCGCCTCACTGTCTTTCATCCAATGTTCTAATCCGGATAAAGAAGCCGGCAACACCAATCGGCTGTTTAAATCTGCCATCCAATTGATAAAAGGCATGGCAGCC encodes:
- a CDS encoding CPBP family intramembrane glutamic endopeptidase, which produces MNTLAPLEKNSPASQFFILMGLFLVCLVVFSVLAIIAAMPFAHISGINDIGKLSNYGDPDVVMGLKMAQVVSAVGSFIVPAFLFSVLASRSKLEYLGLKIPPNFGAMLLVGIIMLAAMPFINWMADLNSRLVLPASLSGLEHWMKDSEAKAGALVQAFLNDKSIHGLFLNLFVIAFLAAVSEEIFFRGVLQKILIAWTKSTHSGIWIAAIVFSAFHFEFYGFVPRMMMGVFLGYIYVWSKSIWIPMFAHFVNNGMDVLLTFLEQRNKVPKNIDQLGTATNDWWQVVASVLLIGVGTFVFYKWMKKKEKPESIPLT